Proteins encoded by one window of Panicum virgatum strain AP13 chromosome 7N, P.virgatum_v5, whole genome shotgun sequence:
- the LOC120680595 gene encoding peroxidase 12-like, which produces MASSRSRAAAAVLLLACRAATPHASVLLSGSSSEQLEVPNQTLRPEALKLIDDIRAALHRACGPKVSCADITTLATRDAVAAVRRRNYY; this is translated from the exons ATGGCCAGCTCCAGaagcagagcggcggcggccgtcctcctccttgCGTGCAGGGCTGCGACGCCTCACGCCTCCGTCCTCCTGTCTGGGTCCAGCAGCGAGCAGCTTGAGGTCCCCAACCAGACGCTGCGCCCCGAGGCCCTCAAGCTCATCGACGACAtccgcgccgccctccaccgcgcCTGCGGCCCAAAG GTGTCCTGCGCCGACATCACCACGCTCGCCACCAgggacgccgtcgccgcggtgCGTCGTCGTAACTACTACTAG
- the LOC120683852 gene encoding cationic peroxidase SPC4-like has protein sequence MQATLSFLYKLATCSIITLMMSTMSCRASVVALGLLLLLGAAVSASARPLTLTTLPTNDTSASGGLSVYFHLGSCPQLETIVRSHVDAALRQNVRLTAGLLRVFFHDCFPQGCDASILLDNGERNLPPNVGLQQEVLQLIEDIRAEVHAQCGATVSCADITVLATRDAVNLAGGPAFTVPLGRLDSLAPAPDSDVFKLPPPTATVDDLLAAFGNAGLSDPADLVSLSGAHTVGRARCSSFGAVSGPAGDDVTRCITETCSAAGSGDRLRDLDFLTPSVFDNLYFIELTLKKNQGVMLPSDQALVTDSRTSWLVQGFADNHWWFFDQFKTSMVKMSQLKGPQGNVGEVRRNCFRRNTGDEGLLAASA, from the coding sequence ATGCAAGCcactctctccttcctctacAAGCTAGCTACTTGTAGCATCATCACTTTAATGATGAGCACGATGAGCTGCCGGGCGAGTGTCGTGGCCCTCGGCCTGCTCCTCCTGCTGggcgccgccgtgagcgcgagTGCGAGGCCTCTGACTCTGACGACGCTGCCTACCAACGACACCAGCGCCAGTGGCGGCCTGTCCGTCTACTTCCACCTCGGCTCCTGCCCGCAGCTGGAGACCATCGTCCGCTCCCACGTCGACGCCGCGCTCCGCCAGAACgtccgcctcaccgccggcctcctccgcgtcTTCTTCCACGACTGCTTCCCCCAGGGCTGCGACGCCTCCATCCTCCTCGACAACGGCGAGCGCAACCTGCCACCCAACGTCGGCCTCCagcaggaggtgctgcagctCATCGAGGACATCCGGGCCGAGGTGCACGCCCAGTGCGGCGCCACCGTCTCCTGCGCCGACATCACCGTGCTCGCCACGCGCGACGCCGtcaacctcgccggcggccccgccTTCACGGTGCCCCTGGGCCGCCTCGACAGCCTGGCGCCCGCCCCCGACAGCGACGTCTTCAAGctcccgccgcccaccgccacCGTCGACGACCTCCTCGCCGCCTTCGGCAACGCCGGCCTCTCCGACCCGGCCGACCTCGTGTCGCTCTCCGGGGCCCACACCGTGGGCAGGGCGCGCTGCAGCTCCTTCGGCGCCGTGTCCGggcccgccggcgacgacgtcACCAGGTGCATCACGGAGACCTGCtcggcggccggcagcggcgaccGGCTGCGCGACCTCGACTTTCTGACGCCCAGCGTGTTCGACAACCTCTACTTCATCGAGCTGACGCTCAAGAAGAACCAGGGGGTGATGCTGCCGTCGGACCAGGCGCTGGTGACGGACTCGCGCACCAGCTGGCTCGTCCAGGGGTTCGCCGACAACCACTGGTGGTTCTTCGACCAGTTCAAGACCTCCATGGTGAAGATGAGCCAGCTCAAGGGACCCCAGGGGAACGTCGGCGAGGTCCGCCGCAACTGCTTCAGGCGCAACACCGGCGACGAGGGCCTACTGGCCGCATCTGCCTGA
- the LOC120683755 gene encoding cationic peroxidase SPC4-like, producing the protein MLMKKMATRGALAMGLLLAAVSTAAAMAPMDGDDLLVDLQLQQDPCPQVEDMVRSAVQAALRRNIQLTAGLLRIFFHDCFPQGCDASVLLAGERDVPPNGGSLQPEALQLIEDIRREVHGKCGGPKVSCADILALATRDAVVAAGLPFFPITRGRMDSRAPAPDVLRNLPSPFASVDELLDLFRRKGLADPADLVALSGGHTVGKAGCGVIRGNDDFSRGLAANCSASRSRKQSLDVITPDAFDNRYFVALRNREGVLESDQGLADHPRTRDTVRDYANDQQIFFTQFRASMMKLSQLKPPAAAGSFEIRRDCSRPNARVDGDADAGLAASA; encoded by the coding sequence AtgttgatgaagaagatggcaacGAGGGGTGCCCTGGCCATGGgcctgctgctcgccgccgtgtCCACGGCGGCAGCAATGGCGCCCATGGATGGCGATGATCTGTTGGTGGATCTCCAGCTGCAGCAAGATCCGTGCCCGCAGGTGGAGGACATGGTGCGCTCTGCCGTGCAGGCGGCGCTCCGCCGGAACATCCAGCTCACCGCCGGACTCCTCCGCATCTTCTTCCACGACTGCTTCCCGCAGGGTTGCGACGCGTCGGTCCTTCTTGCCGGCGAGCGGGACGTTCCGCCCAACGGCGGGTCGCTGCAGCCGGAGGCGCTGCAGCTGATCGAGGACATCCGCAGGGAGGTGCACGGCAAGTGCGGCGGCCCCAAGGTGTCGTGCGCCGACATCCTCGCGCTCGCCACCAGggacgccgtcgtcgccgccgggctGCCCTTCTTCCCCATCACCCGCGGGCGCATGGACAGCCGCGCGCCCGCTCCCGACGTGCTCCGGAACCTCCCGTCGCCCTTCGCCTCGGTGGACGAGCTCCTGGACCTATTCCGGCGCAAGGGCCTCGCCGACCCCGCCGACCTGGTCGCCCTCTCCGGCGGGCACACCGTCGGCAAGGCCGGCTGCGGCGTCATCAGAGGGAACGACGACTTCTCCAGGGGGCTGGCGGCCAACTGCTCGGCTAGCCGGAGCCGGAAGCAGAGCCTGGACGTCATCACGCCGGACGCCTTCGACAACAGGTACTTCGTGGCGCTGCGGAACAGGGAGGGGGTGCTCGAGTCCGACCAGGGGCTGGCCGACCACCCGCGCACCAGGGACACGGTCAGGGATTACGCCAACGACCAGCAGATCTTCTTCACACAGTTCCGCGCCTCCATGATGAAGCTCAGCCAGCTcaagccgccggcggcggcgggcagcttTGAGATCCGGCGCGACTGCTCCAGGCCCAACGCCCGTGTCGACGGCGATGCAGATGCCGGCCTTGCAGCCTCGGCCTGA